The genomic window CTGAGATCATGAACAACACTGGTAAATCATTCCCACTGTTGAAACTGAGGCTAGAGCTTCTGCGGAAAATTGAGTTTCTCCCTTCTTCTCCAGGGCCCAGTTTTCCAAAAATGATATATCTGGTTTTGTCTatcggataggattaaatgcatagaaatataattaatagAACAGAAAAATAACTGACTTCAACAGGGACTCCTGTTCTATTCATATGCATTTAATCCTAGCCAATAGGCGAAATCCAGATTGTCAAAAGTTATCTAACTGGGCCCAGATGATTCTAAACTGATCACCTCCAGGGGGGCCACTACagtggtgatgatgatgctgCTGCTGAAGATGGTCGCCGTGGTGGCGGGTGTTTGCGTGTGACGAGGCTGAGCACCCGGCAGGTGGTGCTGAGGCGCTCTCGGAGGGTGGTCATGGCCAGGATGCTTAGCTGGGCTCTCTTCTCCAGGGGCAGTACAGCCAGCAGCCACCAACACCATGCAGGACCACTGGCACTCCCCTGAGAACACAGAGGCAGTGTGTGGTAGGGTTAGAGAAGACAGGACACAGAGAATTATTCCATATTACAACCAACAGTGTCTACTGCCAAGATGCCACTGTTTATTAGTTTAATCAGATTTTATGAAGGTGAATTCTTAGATGAACAGATACGGGGATTTAGATTTAGCTGGGTGGATCTACATGGtcagagtttttcctgaccaggcAACGAAACCAGGAAAAACTCAGAACCATAGTTCTACTGTACGTATCTGCTGACTGTTTCTTACCTGTATGTCACAGTCTTTTACGGGCAGCTGTCCAAAGTGGCAGACGATCTGGTTCTTCATGTTGTCTTTGAGGGAGGTGAACCAGGTGCTGGCCTGCTCGTACACAAAGTCATGCAGCTTCTGCAGCTCCACGAGCTCCTCTCCATCCACCTTCTGGTCCTCCAGGTGCTCTATCTTGGCTGTGTTGTAGCCGTCACGGTGGCCGTGGCTCAGCACTCTGAAGCGGGACACTCCAACCGTGTCGACCACCGAGCGCCCGTCTGGTTGGAACTTCACGTCTGTCACCTCCAACATGCAGCCGTAGTCTGCGAAGCTGTGGCCAGGGAAACGCAgggtatacagatgtaggatcttattgtgagacagtttgctacagcagaaaaatTATTCTGCAGCAACTGGAAAtgggaattattatgtggattataattcatggacatttttgtaggggttgataaagtttttcgttagggcaaatcaagtcgaATTTACAAACtacagaagcctttttaaaactcaaaatacactacaagtttgcatttcccgCTGTGCAGGGAAATTCtctgcaacaaaagagtgatcaaattaagatcctacatctgtattagcCATTTGCTCACATGAATCTGTTGGAGTGAAAGTGTGAGGGATAGGCTAGTGTAGTGGAGGTAGTTCACAGAGCTACCCCTGTGTGGATGAGTAACTATGCCGGAAACCTGTTAGCACTCAGATAAAATGTCTAGGGTAGGCTTTAGTTCGGTGGGCTAACATGGTCTTGAATTGAGTCGCAAACACAGGTTTGCTACCCTTTTGGTTAAACTAGTGTCAAAGTGTTTTGATGGCTGTGTGGGCACAGGTGTAAAACCTCCACTCACCCTTTGATGTCGTCAGCGATGCACATTCCAAACTGCTTGGTTCCCGTCTCCATAGAACGTCGGATCATCAGCCTATAACACGGCTCGAAGACTTGCAGGGGGCAGGGGATTGTGGGAAATGCCATGGTGCAGATGAAGATGGGCACTTCCCGGGTCAAGCTGCAGAGAGAATAAAACGTGGGTTAAACCACTAAATATGATATTCTGCCCAAATAATATTGTATCATAATGATGGATTCTAAAACATTGTCAGACATTTTGTTTTGAGAAGGGGCTGAAATGTAATGAGGCCTGACTCACTTTGACAGCTCTGCCATTTCTTCCTGGTGCACCTTGCTCCTCTCAGCCAGCTCCTCAGACAGGTAGCGCTGCAGCACCTCCTCCATCAGCAGGGTCTTATGGTACCCTCTAGTGGCCAGGTACTGCAATTACAACAGGTTCAATTAGATAACAAGAGGAATTTGGGTCATAACTCATTTTTACCTCATGTTGTCTTTCAGTAATTGGTATTCATTTCCAATAGTAGTGAAGGCAGGTCTGTGTGGTGACTATTTACCTCTGTAATGTTCTCTTTACACAGGGGGCAGTTGGGGTTGTGGTCCAGACAGCGCTCAAGACACTTCATGCAGAAGGTGTGTCCACAGGGGGTGGTGACTGGCTCGTAGAACAGCCTGGAGAAAacgcatgggggggggggggcaggtttTAATAACTGCGTAGTGACAACTGGACCTAcaaacagggtgtgtgtgtgtgtttgacttaCCTCATACAAACAGAGCAGTCCATGTCAGTGCTATCCAGGAGCTGAGGAggcacctctctcctctcactgcaACAAGCAGCAGGCATCTGGGATGAGCTTGACTCATCTGAACACAAGACTCaaacaaatacatttacattATTGCTGAGGTTTCTATACGTTTTTAATGATTGCATTCACGCAACACTAAGATACTTTGCAAGATTTTTGCTCACTAGTATTACTTTAAAAATCAACAATAAATAATTGCCAATTGGAATGGGAGGGGTTGGATTAGGTACCTTTTCTGGGGAGCTTGTTGGGGGGTGCAGAGCCTTGGGGCTCGTCTGAGAACTTCCTCTTTAGGCCAGGGGGAAGAGGTAAGGCAGCCACGACAGAAGCCAGGGTCTTGGAGTCCTCACATGAGGACTTGGTCTCTGCCCCAGTGTCAGATAAACTTTCTCTACGGCCAATAGGGGTTTGGCTCCATCTACGAGGGGTGGAATGGAGGGAGCCGAGGAGAAGGGAGGCCGGTTTGAGTTGGGAGGCGGGGCCTGTTTGGTGGTGGGGGAGTGATGACGTGGGGAGACCGTCCTTCTTGAACACGGAGAACATCTCACTGAGCATCTACAGGGGGAAAGAGACATAAGACAGTGACTGGCAGTTATCGCAGTCAATCGGGCACACAAGTGGTTGCGTAACTGGTTTGGTGAACTAACTAATTCAATTTAATATAACTTTAATGGTATAGAAACACAGCGGAGTAGCTTAACTTCTGCGTTTCCAGCTTGACTGATGTCCAGTCTGGCTTCAAAGCCAGACAGTAGAAGTATTCTTGCAGGGCCTCTTCATTATAACCGGCTTTGTTCAGAGCCAGGGCCTTCACGTAGTGAGCCTGAGAACACAAAACCCAAGTAACACAGCATCTTCAGGTTAACTTACACAAAAACATTTGGGTAAATGTGTTAATGTCAGGAAACAGTTGCGTGTTTCCTTACCTTGGGAGAGAGGGGCGTCAGTCGACACATGGCGTCTCCATCCTGTACGGCCTGTCTGAAATTGCTCATCTCCATGTGTAGCTCTGCCCGTCGGCCCAGCAGCCTACACATAGAAGGGGCTGTGAGGAGAGAACATGATACAAACATTAGTTAAGAGTCAGATTCAGCTTAAGTTATTCACATATCTCCAGCATCCTCCATTGCTCGTGTTCAGTACCTTAAAACCAGTATAAAACCAGGCTGTATGGGTTTGAAGACAGTTAATTATTAGTTTGTCATTGATATGTCATTACTTAACAGCTTTACCTGTATTCATAACCCTTTTACAACCCCCCTGAGAGGGTAATGTGTTACCTAAATATTCAACCTATAAACAGTTACGCAAATGATGACAAGCTGTATGTAGGGCAGAATATTATTTCATAAGATCCAGGTCATATGTAACTAGTTCTGGGCTAGGTCATGAGTTGAAGCAGTTCCACCATTCCTGCCCTCTTTCGCTCCTCAGAACTTTGCATACCTCTATCCTATTACCTTGCGCGCTGAGGCCTACATTACTGATGGGTAGAGATTAGAAGAGGAGTGTCACTTCCAGACGCCCTGTCATTAAATGCTGTGTGTGGGTCAAGACAAAAATGTCTGCCTGTGTCTAACACCACAAAGCACTTGTCTATGAAATGCCTGACTTATTTGGAAAGCCTACCATAGCTACCTATGCATAAAATAATAAAGTAGAAGCTACCTTCTGCCTACTCTGATCCCTAGACTAGAGTTCTCTCAAACTCCACAGGCATTTCTCTACAAACCAGGTCAGCCCAAATCATGATTCTTCTGGCTGTGCTATTATGACAAAAGTGCATGACTTTACTTACACAACTCATGCCTTAGCTGAACTTGTCATCATGGTGTGATGATGCTGATATATCCCAACCTCTATCTGGTATAGTTTGTGTTATGAACATGGCACATGTGGTAATGCACTTATCCCATAACCACTGTTTCCCCTCACCCAATCGCTACACTTGTGGCAGTGATAGGATTATCCCTGCAGACTGGGGCTGTTCCCCTTCAATCAGTGATGTCAATAACATGGCTATGACCTTATGGGTTGACATAACCTACTACAAACCGATGCACTTCACAGAAGTGGCTTACAGGCTTTTATTTCAATGTGCACAGAAAGATCATAAGAATAGAATGATAATGCAATGTTAAAGGGACAATCTTCAGTTTTTTTGGACTTAAAATGTATgttatgtacccattgattcttagaATATAACTTAAAATGGCTCATGACCTTTGTTCAACAGTTATCTATCAGAACCCAAAATGTTAGCTTTTTTAACTGCAATTTTAGTTCTACGAATtggagtggttacatttctccagccccattcctCAGCGTTTTACTAAAAGTGTCGCTGAATACGCTTTGTCTCAACTGCGGATTTCCCCTTTAAATACGTTTTTATTTTACTCTACCTTTTTCAAGAGCGTTGTTGTATTTTTCAAGAGCGTTGATAAAGCCACGTTCGTTCCACAATCTATCTCCTTCAAGCCAGCATCTTCTTGCTTCACTCTCTGCGCAAAACCATTTACCCAACAGGCCACTGAGTACTATATTCACTTTAAAACAGATTGGTTTTAATTCTCTACTTGTTTCGTTCAGTTTGTAACGACATAATTCACATTCTTTGATACCGTCATCCTCAATGCATGGTTTGCAGAATGTATGGCCGCATTCCAAAGTTGTTGGCTCGATTAACAAGCACTTGCAAAGCCGACATGAGAACAGGTCCAACGAACGCTCATCCTCTGAAACACCATCGGAGTCTGTGCATTCTTTAAGGCATTCTTTTACGCGCAAAGTGTGCACAATACAGTCAACGAGAGACCCTAGTTCGTTTGGTCGTAACCTGTCCAAATTGGCGGCGGTGCAATATGATTCCAGAGCGTCCGCTATCCGCCCTGCCCGGCTGAGCGCGTCCGCTTTCAGGAGGCAGAGGCTCCTGTCCGGGTGTCGGAGGTCCGCCAGCTGGGAGCTGTAGATCTCAGCAAGGAGGTTGAAGTCCCCAGCACGGAAGGCTTCCCGTGCAACTGACAGCATTTCTGGACACAACCCCGCAGCAGCAGTATTGTCGTGGATAAAATAATCCAAGTGGTTTTCAAAACGAACATCCATATTAGTGACGTCTATACCATCTATgtgtaaaaaaaactattaaaaTAAAATGAATGAATTGGTCGATAAAGACAGACCGAGAATTGACTTCGTCCAATCACTGGTTGTTTTTTTATGTAACCTGCTACACTGAAAGTTTGTATAACCTCCCGAATCAGGATACACGCGATTGGAGAGAAATTCTAAATGCATATTGGGCTTCAAATTAATCAacgcataataaataaataaacacccATAAACCGTCAACCTAATTTTACTGTGACCTAGGTGAATGCGCTGCGTTTGGTAATGGCACGTGACTTCAAGGGAGAGACCCCATTGGtgtgttgtgttttttttttcgTGTGTTATATGGTTCGTTTTGTAACGACAGGAGGTTGTGTAAGTGAACATTAATGATGAATGGAAAAGGTCCGTTTCTTGGAGATTATGACATGGATACATATAACTAGGATAAAGTTCCTTATTTCTAGAGTCGAGGCGTATAATGCAAAGGGTCTATATTTGTCCAAAGTAGCTAACAAAACCTTGATCAAGATGATTTTTAAAAATTATGTaagcattttttacattttttttaacatgTACAAGAAATAGTGGGTCACTGAAAGATTATAGACTAAACATAATGGTTATTTATTTATCAGACGTCATTATTCatgaaaaaatacattttgctATTGATAGGCTAATGACAGTTACTGCGTTTGTCAAACttaactcaaatcaaatgttattggtcacatgcacatatttagcatatgttattgcgggtgcagcgaaatgcttgtgttcctagctccaacagtgcagcagtatccaacaattcacacaaatctaaaagtaaaagaacggaattaaaaaatatatagatattagggcaagcaatgtcggagtggcattgactaaaataaagtagaacacagtatatagatatgaaacgagtaaaacagtatgtcaacattattcaagtgactaACGTTCCATTATTAGTGACCAGTGAGTCCATGTCTATGTacaaggtgcagggttgagtaaccgggtggtagccggctagttaAAGGGTCATCTATGTTAGAACACTAGTGTCTATATATTGGAGGCTGTTATGTTATTTCTTTTTTCCATTAAACTTTTATTCATACTAGCTATTCTCTAAAAAATAGATCTATTTAAGATAAGGATTACTTTATTGGTCCATTTACTATATGAGCAACTgcgattttttgttgttgtatatcCCATTCTCCCCGGAAGACATACACATACTTTTTTCCACTCTATCTTGCATTGActatgcgcgcacacacactagactctacccacacacaaaACGCACGTACACTgacatcccaacacacacacagcacgcgcatacatgcatactgacgccacacacCCATTAacactcaccacatacgctgctgctactgtctattatcgatcctgttgcctagtcactttacccctacctatatgtacatagctacctcaattacctcgtacacatcgactcggtactggtactccctgtatatagccatgttacttttactcgttattgttattcactgtgtatttattcctcatgtcacTATTTCTATATATAGGTATGTTTTATCTGTATCTTAACTCTGCATTTCTGGAAAAGGACTCGCGCAATACGGAAGTGGACAgatgacttgccgagttaaataaaggttaaattaaaataatTAAATGACGCGGCTACTACGCTACAAGACTGttctgctagcacagactggaatatgttcagggattcaagttaaataaaaggttaaatacatgTTTGGTTTttttcatccaatggcattgaggagttcttgacattttccggattgaatgaccttcatgtcttaaagtaatgatggactgtcgtttctctgcgtatttgagctgttcttgccataatatggactcttgtcttttaccaaataggactatcttctgtataccacgccTACCTCGCCACAACACatctactattctacaatgtaggaaatagtaaaaataaggaaaaaccctggaatgagtaggtgtgtccatacttttgactggtactgtaggtcctggatgtcaggaagcttggccccagtgatatactgggccgtagaCACTACCCTCTGTGGCGTCTtaaggtcagatgccgagcagttgccataccaggtggtgatgtaactggtcaggatgctctcgatggtgcagctgtagaactttgaggatctgggggcccatgacaaatcttttcagtctcctgagggggaaaaggtgttgtcgttccccttttcacaactgtcttggtgtgtttggaccatgatagtttgttggtgatgtggacaccaaggaactttaaaCTCTCTACCCGTTCActtcagccctgtcgatgttaatggggcctgttcggtcctccttttcctgtagtccacaatcagctcctttgtcttgatcacattgagggagaggttgttgtcctggcaccacactgccaggtctctgacctcctccctgtaggctgtctcatcgttgtcggtgatcaggcctaccactgttgtgtcgtcagcaaacttaatggtgttggagtcatgcttggccacacagtcgtgggtgaacagagagtacaggaggggactaaggatcagcgtggcagatgttgttacctaaccttaccacctgggggcggcccgtcaggaagtccaggatccagttgcagagggaggtgtttagtcccagggtccttagcttagtgatgagctttgtgggcactatggtgttgaatgctgagctgtagtcaatgaaaagcattctcgcATAGGCAATCCTTTTGTCCATGtaagaaagggcagtgtggagtgcgattgagattgcgtcatctgtggaactgttggggcggtatgcgaattggagtgggtctagggtttctggcatgatggtgtctatgtgagccatgaccagcctttcaaagcacttcatggctaccgacgtgagtgctacagggcggtaaccatttaggcaggttaccttcgctttcttgggcacagggactatggtggtctgtttgaaacatgtaggtattaaagacttggtcagggagaggttgaaaatgtcagtgaagacacttgccagttggtccgagcatgctttgagtacgtcttggtaatccatctggccccacggctttgtgaatgttgacctgtataaaggtcttgctcacatcggctatagagtgtgatcacacagtcatccagaacagctggtgctctcatgcatgcttcagtgttgcttgcctcgaagcgagcataaaaggcattccgtctggtaggctcacgtcactgtgcagctcgcggctgggtttccctttgtagtccgtaatagttttcaagccctgccacatccgacgagcgtcagagccagtgtagtaggattcaatcttagtcctatattgacgctttgcctatttgatggttcgtctgagggcatagcgggatttcttataagcggacggattagtgtcccgctccttgaaagcgtcagctctagcctttagctcagtgcgaatgttgcatgtaatccatggcttctggttgggaaatgtacgtacggtcactgtgggtacgacgtcgttgatgcacttattgatgaagccggtgactgaggtggtatactcctcaatgccattggatgatttttttaaatttattgaacctttatttaaatttaatccctgaacatattccagtctatgctagcaaaacagtcctgtagcgtagcatccgcgtcattttaattattttttatttaactaggcaagtcatctGCCCACTTCCATATAgcgcgagtcactggtacttcctgctttagtttttgctatgagcaggaatcaggaggatattattatggtcagattttccaaatggagggcgagggaaaaCGTTGCATgcggtaaaactgatttaaatttGCCTGCATTatagtccccagccactaggagtgccgctactggatgagcattttcttgttcgcttatggccttatacagctcgttgagtgcagtcttggtgccagcatcggtttgtggtggtaaatagatggctaagAATAATATAgatggtagatagtgtggtctacagcttatcatgaggtattctacctcaggcgagcaatacttTGAGACTTCATTTATATTAGACAAAGCACaacagcagttattgacaaatagacacacacccccgcccctcgtcttacaagacgtagctgctctgtccggTCGATGCACGGTGAAGCCAGCCAGgtctatattatctgtgtcgtcgttcagccacgtctcggtgaaacgtaagatattacagtttttaatgtcacgTTGGTAGGATAGCCTTAatcgtagatcgtccagtttgttttccaatgattgcacgttggccaataatacagagggtagtgatgGTATACCTACTCGTCGGCAAATTCTTACAAGGCAATCCGCCCTCCTCCCCCCTTTTCTGTTTTTTTCTTCACGCTGATGACGGGGATTTGTACATTGTCCTGACAATGCAGCATATCCTTCGTGTCGGACtaattaaagaaaaaaatcttagtccagttcgaggtgagtaatcgctgttcttaTGTCCAGaaggtacttggcctatccataGGGGGTATTTGAGAAGATTCATGAGACCATAGACCTACTGGTAAAAATCACGTGGGggtacagtaaccgaaaaagATTGAGAACCACTGATCTACCCTAGAgatgggcgatatggccaaaatctcATATCCCGATATAGGTCATTTCATATCCCAATAACGATGCATATCACGATATAACACGTT from Salvelinus namaycush isolate Seneca chromosome 40, SaNama_1.0, whole genome shotgun sequence includes these protein-coding regions:
- the LOC120033539 gene encoding LON peptidase N-terminal domain and RING finger protein 2-like, yielding MCRLLGRRAELHMEMSNFRQAVQDGDAMCRLTPLSPKAHYVKALALNKAGYNEEALQEYFYCLALKPDWTSVKLETQKMLSEMFSVFKKDGLPTSSLPHHQTGPASQLKPASLLLGSLHSTPRRWSQTPIGRRESLSDTGAETKSSCEDSKTLASVVAALPLPPGLKRKFSDEPQGSAPPNKLPRKVLCSDESSSSQMPAACCSERREVPPQLLDSTDMDCSVCMRLFYEPVTTPCGHTFCMKCLERCLDHNPNCPLCKENITEYLATRGYHKTLLMEEVLQRYLSEELAERSKVHQEEMAELSNLTREVPIFICTMAFPTIPCPLQVFEPCYRLMIRRSMETGTKQFGMCIADDIKGFADYGCMLEVTDVKFQPDGRSVVDTVGVSRFRVLSHGHRDGYNTAKIEHLEDQKVDGEELVELQKLHDFVYEQASTWFTSLKDNMKNQIVCHFGQLPVKDCDIQGSASGPAWCWWLLAVLPLEKRAQLSILAMTTLRERLSTTCRVLSLVTRKHPPPRRPSSAAASSSPL